One region of Serinus canaria isolate serCan28SL12 chromosome 25, serCan2020, whole genome shotgun sequence genomic DNA includes:
- the GLI1 gene encoding zinc finger protein GLI1 isoform X2: MLVVHMRRHTGEKPHKCTFEGCNKAYSRLENLKTHLRSHTGEKPYVCEHEGCNKAFSNASDRAKHQNRTHSNEKPYVCKIPGCTKRYTDPSSLRKHVKTVHGPDAHVTKKHRGDVGPGRALPTPSAPPDMKQEKDANGASEARKDDGKLLVPELALPQPSPGGQSSCSSDHSPLGSTTNNDSGVEMAGNAGGSYEDLSTLEDVVPGEPMGTSGLMALHKLENLRIDKLKQLRKPAASKGLNLPPIPGAGLPPEVPGGVPVPPPASHRRIAELSAAELGLVGLGERRSSGTSTVSSAYTVSRRSSLVSPYLAGPCPGGDAPVMPGGPCPVDGYDGASPEDSRRSGDAAACGGLPGVGNLTPAQRYRLKAKYAAATGGPPPTPLPSVEQVAAGGHGGVPGGYPVPAGPRCVANGLLRRHSSNEHPGYPGSVPAQLVPRHGVRRASDPARTVAKPPAVPRVQRFKSVGNVSVPGAGRTALQPLGGSEANLQRHGFSPRPPSITENVFMESMGGPGPESGLLDMEQYLSYPEESFPCQGTSVELQGDIYGAHRTMVGTHGDMEEGLLQPEFSLPQCQMNQRFPSLPAGNGAVPEPWDGPPQGTLGMSSRQGVAAPSMSGPHCHHQNMEYPHPSACGQHPKLVSSCQDQEFSGGHRFNRLQIKSEQRYPAPSPALAPCPSAKLAGPPASPAAFGHSMDVGPGGYPPVGPTAGGYMGMASPGTRRAQTPTLQTKEVMVRNYVEAQQALMWGEQPPCKGSMAGMGLGGEPGQCQAVPAPPYLSPRYCSYQPKADHLQSLAEPQHLLSPPCFNPEMIPHPPGVPKPPGHQASLSYPNSLAQPGHGYEGLDTGARRLPRLPPARPVPEAPGNLPLYYPGQGPHGQGGKGGHKLLGQGAASCGGSGHYGPEGLKGTSCYYLDSGEQVANSLDSLDLENTHLDFAAIVEDVETPSAVPGPPSPAGGLLLPSSGGANMAVGDMSSMLSTLAGESHFLNSLS, encoded by the exons ATGCTGGTGGTGCACATGCGGCGCCACACGGGAGAGAAACCTCACAAGTGCACG TTCGAGGGCTGTAACAAGGCCTATTCCCGCCTGGAGAACCTCAAGACCCACCTGCGCTCGCACACGGGGGAGAAACCCTACGTGTGTGAGCACGAGGGATGCAACAAAGCCTTCTCCAACGCCTCCGACCGCGCCAAGCACCAAAACCGCACCCACTCCAACGAG AAGCCGTACGTGTGCAAGATCCCCGGCTGCACCAAGCGCTACACGGACCCCAGCTCCCTGCGGAAACACGTCAAGACCGTGCACGGCCCCGACGCCCACGTCACCAAAAAGCACCGAGGGGACgtggggccgggccgggcactgcccacccccagtgcccccccgGATATGAAGCAGGAGAAGGATGCAAACGGCGCCAGCGAGGCTCGGAAGGACGATGGGAAACTCCTGGTGCCTGAGCTGGCCTTG ccccagcccagcccaggtgggcagTCCTCGTGCAGCAGTGACCACTCGCCCCTGGGCAGCACCACCAACAACGACAGCGGCGTGGAGATGGCAGGAAACGCCGGCGGCAGCTACGAGGACCTGTCCACTCTGGAGGACGTGGTGCCCGGGGAGCCCATGGGCACCTCAGGGCTCATGGCCCTGCACAAACTGGAAAACCTTCGCATCGACAAACTGAAGCAGCTGAGGAAACCGGCGGCTTCCAAGGGCCTGAACCTGCCACCCATCCCTGGAGCCG GCCTGCCCCCAGAGGTGCCCGGCGGTGTCCCGGTGCCCCCGCCAGCCTCTCACCGGCGCATCGCCGAGCTGTCGGCGGCCGAGCTGGGCCTGGTGGGCCTGGGCGAGCGCCGCAGCAGCGGCACCAGCACCGTCAGCTCCGCCTACACCGTCAGCCGCCGCTCGTCCCTGGTGTCCCCGTACCTGGCGGGGCCGTGCCCGGGCGGTGATGCCCCGGTGATGCCCGGCGGGCCATGCCCGGTGGACGGTTACGACGGCGCCTCTCCGGAGGACTCGCGGCGCTCCGGCGATGCCGCCGCCTGCGGGGGGCTGCCGGGGGTGGGCAACCTCACCCCGGCACAGCGCTACCGCCTCAAGGCCAAATACGCCGCGGCCACGGGCGGCCCCCCGCCCACCCCGCTGCCCAGCGTGGAGCAGGTGGCTGCAGGTGGGCACGGCGGTGTGCCCGGGGGCTATCCCGTGCCCGCTGGGCCTCGCTGCGTGGCCAACGGCTTGTTGAGAAGGCACAGCTCCAACGAGCATCCCGGCTACCCGGGCAGCGTGCCGGCTCAGCTGGTGCCCCGACACGGCGTGCGACGGGCAAGCGACCCTGCCCGGACGGTGGCCAAGCCTCCGGCCGTACCCAGGGTGCAGCGGTTTAAGAGCGTGGGGAACGTGAGCGTGCCAGGCGCGGGCAGGACGGCGCTGCAGCCCCTGGGCGGCTCCGAGGCCAACCTGCAGCGGCACGGCTTCTCCCCACGCCCCCCCAGCATCACTGAGAATGTCTTCATGGAGAGCATGGGGGGCCCCGGCCCCGAATCCGGCCTGCTGGACATGGAGCAGTACCTGAGTTATCCTGAGGAAAGCTTCCCGTGCCAGGGCACCAGCGTGGAGCTCCAGGGTGACATCTACGGTGCTCACCGGACCATGGTGGGGACACACGGGGACATggaggaggggctgctgcagcctgagttcTCCCTCCCGCAGTGCCAGATGAACCAGCGCTTCCCCAGTTTGCCTGCTGGGAACGGGGCCGTGCCGGAGCCCTGGGATGGACCCCCCCAGGGCACGCTGGGGATGAGCTCCAGGCAAGgtgtggctgctcccagcatgtCCGGGCCACACTGTCATCATCAAAACATGGAGTACCCCCATCCCAGCGCCTGTGGGCAGCATCCCAAACTGGTGAGCTCCTGCCAGGACCAAGAATTTTCAGGGGGGCATCGGTTTAACCGGCTCCAGATCAAATCTGAGCAGCGATACCCAGCGCCGAGCCCAGCACTTGCTCCCTGCCCCAGCGCCAAGCTGGCTGGGCCCCCAGCGTCCCCCGCTGCCTTTGGGCACAGCATGGACGTGGGGCCGGGTGGGTACCCCCCTGTGGGGCCCACAGCGGGTGGGTACATGGGCATGGCCAGCCCGGGCACCCGCAGAGCCCAGACCCCCACCCTGCAGACCAAAGAGGTGATGGTCCGGAACTACGTGGAGGCGCAGCAGGCGCTGATGTGGGGGGAGCAGCCCCCCTGCAAGGGCAGCATGGCTGGCATGGGGCTGGGCGGCGAGCCCGGGCAGTGCCAGGCCGTGCCAGCTCCACCGTACCTCAGCCCCAGGTACTGCAGTTACCAACCCAAAGCGGATCATCTGCAGAGCCTGGCGgagccccagcacctcctgagcCCCCCCTGCTTCAACCCCGAGATGATCCCACACCCTCCGGGTGTCCCAAAACCACCGGGTCACCAAGCCAGCCTGAGCTACCCaaacagcctggcacagcctgggcatgGCTACGAGGGGCTGGACACCGGTGCCCGGCGCCTGCCACGCTtgccccccgcccgccccgtGCCCGAGGCACCCGGGAACCTCCCCCTGTACTACCCAGGCCAGGGCCCCCACGGGCAGGGGGGCAAAGGTGGGCACAAGCTGCTGGGCCAGGGGGCAGCGAGCTGCGGGGGGAGCGGGCACTACGGCCCCGAGGGACTCAAGGGCACCTCCTGTTACTACCTGGACTCAGGGGAGCAGGTGGCCAACAGCCTGGACTCACTGGACCTGGAGAACACGCACCTTGACTTTGCTGCCATTGTGGAGGACGTGGAGACCCCCTCAGCAGTGCCCGGAccccccagcccggccggggggctcctgctgccctcgTCTGGGGGTGCCAACATGGCAGTGGGGGACATGAGCTCCATGCTGAGCACGCTGGCAGGGGAGAGCCACTTCCTCAACTCGCTGTCCTAA
- the GLI1 gene encoding zinc finger protein GLI1 isoform X1, with protein MLVVHMRRHTGEKPHKCTFEGCNKAYSRLENLKTHLRSHTGEKPYVCEHEGCNKAFSNASDRAKHQNRTHSNEKPYVCKIPGCTKRYTDPSSLRKHVKTVHGPDAHVTKKHRGDVGPGRALPTPSAPPDMKQEKDANGASEARKDDGKLLVPELALKPQPSPGGQSSCSSDHSPLGSTTNNDSGVEMAGNAGGSYEDLSTLEDVVPGEPMGTSGLMALHKLENLRIDKLKQLRKPAASKGLNLPPIPGAGLPPEVPGGVPVPPPASHRRIAELSAAELGLVGLGERRSSGTSTVSSAYTVSRRSSLVSPYLAGPCPGGDAPVMPGGPCPVDGYDGASPEDSRRSGDAAACGGLPGVGNLTPAQRYRLKAKYAAATGGPPPTPLPSVEQVAAGGHGGVPGGYPVPAGPRCVANGLLRRHSSNEHPGYPGSVPAQLVPRHGVRRASDPARTVAKPPAVPRVQRFKSVGNVSVPGAGRTALQPLGGSEANLQRHGFSPRPPSITENVFMESMGGPGPESGLLDMEQYLSYPEESFPCQGTSVELQGDIYGAHRTMVGTHGDMEEGLLQPEFSLPQCQMNQRFPSLPAGNGAVPEPWDGPPQGTLGMSSRQGVAAPSMSGPHCHHQNMEYPHPSACGQHPKLVSSCQDQEFSGGHRFNRLQIKSEQRYPAPSPALAPCPSAKLAGPPASPAAFGHSMDVGPGGYPPVGPTAGGYMGMASPGTRRAQTPTLQTKEVMVRNYVEAQQALMWGEQPPCKGSMAGMGLGGEPGQCQAVPAPPYLSPRYCSYQPKADHLQSLAEPQHLLSPPCFNPEMIPHPPGVPKPPGHQASLSYPNSLAQPGHGYEGLDTGARRLPRLPPARPVPEAPGNLPLYYPGQGPHGQGGKGGHKLLGQGAASCGGSGHYGPEGLKGTSCYYLDSGEQVANSLDSLDLENTHLDFAAIVEDVETPSAVPGPPSPAGGLLLPSSGGANMAVGDMSSMLSTLAGESHFLNSLS; from the exons ATGCTGGTGGTGCACATGCGGCGCCACACGGGAGAGAAACCTCACAAGTGCACG TTCGAGGGCTGTAACAAGGCCTATTCCCGCCTGGAGAACCTCAAGACCCACCTGCGCTCGCACACGGGGGAGAAACCCTACGTGTGTGAGCACGAGGGATGCAACAAAGCCTTCTCCAACGCCTCCGACCGCGCCAAGCACCAAAACCGCACCCACTCCAACGAG AAGCCGTACGTGTGCAAGATCCCCGGCTGCACCAAGCGCTACACGGACCCCAGCTCCCTGCGGAAACACGTCAAGACCGTGCACGGCCCCGACGCCCACGTCACCAAAAAGCACCGAGGGGACgtggggccgggccgggcactgcccacccccagtgcccccccgGATATGAAGCAGGAGAAGGATGCAAACGGCGCCAGCGAGGCTCGGAAGGACGATGGGAAACTCCTGGTGCCTGAGCTGGCCTTG aagccccagcccagcccaggtgggcagTCCTCGTGCAGCAGTGACCACTCGCCCCTGGGCAGCACCACCAACAACGACAGCGGCGTGGAGATGGCAGGAAACGCCGGCGGCAGCTACGAGGACCTGTCCACTCTGGAGGACGTGGTGCCCGGGGAGCCCATGGGCACCTCAGGGCTCATGGCCCTGCACAAACTGGAAAACCTTCGCATCGACAAACTGAAGCAGCTGAGGAAACCGGCGGCTTCCAAGGGCCTGAACCTGCCACCCATCCCTGGAGCCG GCCTGCCCCCAGAGGTGCCCGGCGGTGTCCCGGTGCCCCCGCCAGCCTCTCACCGGCGCATCGCCGAGCTGTCGGCGGCCGAGCTGGGCCTGGTGGGCCTGGGCGAGCGCCGCAGCAGCGGCACCAGCACCGTCAGCTCCGCCTACACCGTCAGCCGCCGCTCGTCCCTGGTGTCCCCGTACCTGGCGGGGCCGTGCCCGGGCGGTGATGCCCCGGTGATGCCCGGCGGGCCATGCCCGGTGGACGGTTACGACGGCGCCTCTCCGGAGGACTCGCGGCGCTCCGGCGATGCCGCCGCCTGCGGGGGGCTGCCGGGGGTGGGCAACCTCACCCCGGCACAGCGCTACCGCCTCAAGGCCAAATACGCCGCGGCCACGGGCGGCCCCCCGCCCACCCCGCTGCCCAGCGTGGAGCAGGTGGCTGCAGGTGGGCACGGCGGTGTGCCCGGGGGCTATCCCGTGCCCGCTGGGCCTCGCTGCGTGGCCAACGGCTTGTTGAGAAGGCACAGCTCCAACGAGCATCCCGGCTACCCGGGCAGCGTGCCGGCTCAGCTGGTGCCCCGACACGGCGTGCGACGGGCAAGCGACCCTGCCCGGACGGTGGCCAAGCCTCCGGCCGTACCCAGGGTGCAGCGGTTTAAGAGCGTGGGGAACGTGAGCGTGCCAGGCGCGGGCAGGACGGCGCTGCAGCCCCTGGGCGGCTCCGAGGCCAACCTGCAGCGGCACGGCTTCTCCCCACGCCCCCCCAGCATCACTGAGAATGTCTTCATGGAGAGCATGGGGGGCCCCGGCCCCGAATCCGGCCTGCTGGACATGGAGCAGTACCTGAGTTATCCTGAGGAAAGCTTCCCGTGCCAGGGCACCAGCGTGGAGCTCCAGGGTGACATCTACGGTGCTCACCGGACCATGGTGGGGACACACGGGGACATggaggaggggctgctgcagcctgagttcTCCCTCCCGCAGTGCCAGATGAACCAGCGCTTCCCCAGTTTGCCTGCTGGGAACGGGGCCGTGCCGGAGCCCTGGGATGGACCCCCCCAGGGCACGCTGGGGATGAGCTCCAGGCAAGgtgtggctgctcccagcatgtCCGGGCCACACTGTCATCATCAAAACATGGAGTACCCCCATCCCAGCGCCTGTGGGCAGCATCCCAAACTGGTGAGCTCCTGCCAGGACCAAGAATTTTCAGGGGGGCATCGGTTTAACCGGCTCCAGATCAAATCTGAGCAGCGATACCCAGCGCCGAGCCCAGCACTTGCTCCCTGCCCCAGCGCCAAGCTGGCTGGGCCCCCAGCGTCCCCCGCTGCCTTTGGGCACAGCATGGACGTGGGGCCGGGTGGGTACCCCCCTGTGGGGCCCACAGCGGGTGGGTACATGGGCATGGCCAGCCCGGGCACCCGCAGAGCCCAGACCCCCACCCTGCAGACCAAAGAGGTGATGGTCCGGAACTACGTGGAGGCGCAGCAGGCGCTGATGTGGGGGGAGCAGCCCCCCTGCAAGGGCAGCATGGCTGGCATGGGGCTGGGCGGCGAGCCCGGGCAGTGCCAGGCCGTGCCAGCTCCACCGTACCTCAGCCCCAGGTACTGCAGTTACCAACCCAAAGCGGATCATCTGCAGAGCCTGGCGgagccccagcacctcctgagcCCCCCCTGCTTCAACCCCGAGATGATCCCACACCCTCCGGGTGTCCCAAAACCACCGGGTCACCAAGCCAGCCTGAGCTACCCaaacagcctggcacagcctgggcatgGCTACGAGGGGCTGGACACCGGTGCCCGGCGCCTGCCACGCTtgccccccgcccgccccgtGCCCGAGGCACCCGGGAACCTCCCCCTGTACTACCCAGGCCAGGGCCCCCACGGGCAGGGGGGCAAAGGTGGGCACAAGCTGCTGGGCCAGGGGGCAGCGAGCTGCGGGGGGAGCGGGCACTACGGCCCCGAGGGACTCAAGGGCACCTCCTGTTACTACCTGGACTCAGGGGAGCAGGTGGCCAACAGCCTGGACTCACTGGACCTGGAGAACACGCACCTTGACTTTGCTGCCATTGTGGAGGACGTGGAGACCCCCTCAGCAGTGCCCGGAccccccagcccggccggggggctcctgctgccctcgTCTGGGGGTGCCAACATGGCAGTGGGGGACATGAGCTCCATGCTGAGCACGCTGGCAGGGGAGAGCCACTTCCTCAACTCGCTGTCCTAA
- the LOC115484490 gene encoding inhibin beta C chain-like, which yields MAPRGSGPWLLLAVVLCAAAEPRCPSCPAGAERWLLEEVAKKQLLEKLRLRDRPRLAHAVPRAAVARALRRLQAGGARRSPGGPGEEEEEEEQSYEIISFAETDLTSPSSLGLQFQFSQAQDQDLRILQAQLWLYLRVPRASLTLRIFLAAEAGAGAGGNRTLLGERQLSTTGSGWRSFPLLPALQSFFSGQSRTLRLELESRGGGSDVSAQLNASWSHQPFLVAKVKVREPEHRVAKRSLRCSQNSNLCCRKDFYVDFRDIGWNDWIIKPEGYQINYCVGQCPLHVAGSPGMASSFHTAVFNLVKANNMQASGHSCCVPTRRRPLSVLYFDRNSNIVKTDIPDMIVDACGCS from the exons ATGGCGCCGCGTGGCTCGGGcccgtggctgctgctggccgtGGTTCTGTGCGCGGCGGCCGAGCCCCGGTGCCCGTCGTGCCCGGCGGGCGCCGAGCggtggctgctggaggaggtggccaagaagcagctgctggaaaagctgcgGCTCCGCGATCGCCCGCGGCTCGCCCACGCCGTGCCCCGCGCCGCCGTGGCCCGCGCCCTGCGGCGGCTGCAGGCGGGAGGCGCCCGCAGGAGCCCCGGAGGtccaggggaggaggaggaggaggaagagcagagctaCGAGATCATCAGTTTCGCTGAGACAG ATCTCACATCTCCCTCCAGTTTGGGGCTGCAATTCCAGTTCAGCCAGGCACAGGACCAGGACCTTCGCATCCTGCAAGCTCAGCTCTGGCTCTACCTGCGAGTGCCCCGTGCCAGCCTCACCCTGAGGATCTTCCTGGCCGCGGAAgccggggctggggcggggGGCAACCGCACGCTGCTGGGCGAGAGGCAGCTGAGCACGACGGGCAGCGGCTGGCgctccttccccctcctgccGGCGCTGCAGAGCTTCTTCTCCGGGCAGAGCCGGACCCTGcggctggagctggagagccGAGGGGGTGGCAGCGATGTCTCAGCACAGCTCAACGCCAGCTGGTCCCACCAGCCCTTCCTCGTGGCCAAGGTGAAGGTGAGGGAGCCCGAACACCGCGTGGCCAAGCGCAGCCTCCGCTGCAGCCAGAACTCCAACCTCTGCTGCCGCAAGGATTTCTACGTGGATTTCCGCGACATTGGTTGGAACGACTGGATCATCAAGCCCGAGGGCTACCAGATAAATTACTGCGTGGGCCAGTGCCCTCTGCACGtggcaggcagccctggcatgGCCTCTTCCTTCCACACAGCCGTCTTCAACCTCGTCAAAGCCAACAACATGCAAGCCTCGGGCCATTCCTGCTGCGTGCCCACGCGGCGCCGCCCGCTCTCAGTGCTCTACTTCGATCGCAACAGCAACATCGTCAAGACTGACATTCCCGACATGATTGTTGATGCTTGTGGCTGTAGTTAG
- the LOC127060464 gene encoding uncharacterized protein LOC127060464 — MWQLGTWFSGGLGCAGWMVGLSDGGFSNFLHDSMINSMINSMSHAQVLLHKLLGGPGLARPLSPPGQVTRCHVRPNGHGVRGPRSHVCTWCRAQGDLGGYFGQVSAWALLSGNRLINNTIMQWVQEPPRLRAHPCPRSGGRSVPGGTSPQGLPWDALAELEVPWGITGCCPTQRDPGRSNRVNPFGELTARVAVLESASSVFPHFVSCFCCATAPSLALGAGRDGGMQHSWGWDALTKLEVLWGFMGCCPMQRDPDRFSRVNPFGETLLTARGAVLESVHLRDERVLNCFPTFCLLFLLCHSSIPGSGSWQGWRGTAQQGMCVWGTRSLSNMEQVSRYLRGGLNMCEWAP, encoded by the exons atgtggcagctggggacgtggtttagtggtggccttggctgtgctgggtggatGGTTGGGCTCAGTGATGGAGGTTTTTCTAATTTcctccatgattccatgattaaTTCCATGATTAATTCCATGAGCCAcgctcaggtgctgctgcacaaACTCTTGGGGGGTCCTGGCTTGGCCCGGCCGTTGTCACCTCCAGGTCAGGTCACCAGGTGCCACGTTCGCCCCAACGGCCACGGGGTCAGAGGCCCCAGGAGCCATGTGTGCACCTGGTGCCGGGCCCAGGGGGACCTTGGGGGGTATTTTGGTCAGGTCAGTGCCTGGGCTTTGCTTTCTGGGAACCGCTTAATCAACAACACAATTATGCAATGGGTGCAAGAGCCGCCGCGGCTCCGCGCTCACCCCTGCCCCAGATCCGGGGGCCGGAGCGTGCCGGGGGGCACGAGCCCACAGGGGCTGCCATGGGATGCTCTTGCTGAGCTGGAGGTGCCATGGGGGATCACGGGGTGCTGCCCCACGCAGAGGGATCCAGGCAGATCCAACAGGGTTAATCCCTTTGGGGAGCTCACAGCTAGGGTGGCTGTTCTGGAGAGTGCCTCTTCTGTTTTCCCACACTTTGTCTCCTGtttctgctgtgccacagctccatccctggctctgggggctggcagggatgggggaatgcagcacagctggggatgGGATGCTCTTACCAAGCTGGAG GTGCTCTGGGGGTTCATGGGTTGCTGCCCCATGCAGAGAGATCCAGACAGGTTCAGCAGGGTTAATCCATTTGGGGAGaccctgctcacagccagggGGGCTGTTCTGGAGAGTGTTCATCTGAGAGATGAGAGAGTTCTCAACTGTTTTCCCACATTTTGTCTCCTGtttctgctgtgccacagctccatccctggctctgggagctggcagggatggaggggtacagcacagcagggaatgTGTGTGTGGGGCACAAGGAGCCTGTCCAACATGGAGCAGGTGTCCAGATATTTGAGAGGGGGCCTGAACATGTGTGAGTGGGCACCATAG